Genomic DNA from Alphaproteobacteria bacterium PA2:
CGGTTTCATAGGTGTCCAGCAGGGCCTCGCCCGCCTGGCCCTTCAGGACCGCCGCCAGCTTCCAGGCCAGGTTTGCGGCGTCCCGGATCCCGGCGCACATGCCCTGACCGGCGAAGGGCGGGGTCTGGTGGGCCGCATCCCCGGCCAGGAAGACCCCTCCGGCCCGCCAGGTCTCGGCGATCAGGGCGTGGAAACGATAGACCGCCTTGCGCTCCAGGGTCACCGCGCCCTCCACATTCCAGGGCGCCAGCAGCCCGGCGATGACCTCGTCGTCCAGCATGGTGTCCAGGCTCTCGCCCGGCCGGATCATGAATTCCCAGCGGTGGCGGCCCGAACCCATCATGACGCAGGTGGTCGGTCGCGCCGGATCGCAGATCTGCAGGTTGATGTCGGGCAGGCGCGCAGGGTCGTGGACCACCGTGTCGATCACCAGCCAGGGCTCGTCGAACTTCAGGTCTTCCACTTTTGCGCCGATCAGGGTCCGGACCCGGGATGAGGCGCCATCGGCGCCAACCAGATACCTGGCCCTGATCTTCTTCTCACCCTCGGGGGTTTCGAACCGGGCGGTCACCCCGTCTGCAGCGTCCTCGAGATCCAGCAGGTTCCATTCCAGGCGCATTTCAAGCGGGGTCAGGTCTTCGATGCGCCGACGGATCGCCGCTTCCACCGAGGGCTGATGGATCATGTTGGCCGCCGGCCATCCCGAAGGCGAGCCCCTGGTCAGGAACCGCAGCAGGACCTGACGGTCGGCGGTGAGGAAGTCGTACTGCTCGGCCGGGCGGCTGACGGCCATGACCTCTTCGGCGACCCCCAGCTGTTGCAGGATCCTGACGATTTCGTGGTCAATATGGGCGGCCCTGGGCAGGGGGTAGACATTCGGAGCCCGGTCAACGAGCACGGTCTTCACCCCCGCCTGTCCCAACAGGGCGGCCAGCACGGCGCCGGTCGGACCGGCCCCGATGATCAGCACATCGCAGGCGTCAACCAAGGTTCAGGCCTCCGGCGCCAAGGTGTTTTCGATATGGCCCAGGCCATCGATCTCACATCGCACCACATCCCCGGCCTTCAGGAACTGCCGCGGGATCATGGCCGCGCCGATCCCGCCGGGGGTGCCGGTGAAGATCACGTCCCCGGGCTCCAGGGTCATGGCCTGGGACAGGTGTTCGATCTGCTGGAAGATGTCGAACACCAGATGGCGGGTATTCGAGTTCTGCCGCTCCTGCCCATTGACCAGGCACCGGATCCCCAAAGCGTGGACATCAGCCACGGCGTCGGTGGTGGTGATCCAGGGGCCAAAGGGGGCGTGGGTGTCGAAGGACTTGCCCAGGGACCATTGGGCGGTGCGGTGCTGCCAGAACCTTTCGGTGACATCATTGCCCACGGCGTATCCGAAGATGTGCTCGGCGGCTTTTTCGGCCGGTATGTGCTTTCCGCCCTTGCCGATCACCGCCACCAGTTCAGCCTCATAGTCCACAAAGGCGCTGACCTTCGGGATCTGCACCGGGGCGTAGGGGCCTGTGACGCTGGTCACCGCCTTGGTGAACCAGACCTGGTGTTCCGGAGTCTCCATCCGGCTCTCTTCGATATGGTCGGCATAGTTGAGGCCAATGGCGAAGACCTTGCCGGGACGGGGAACCGGCGCCAGCAGCTGGACCTGCCCCAGGGGTTTTCCCGAACCTGCGGCCACGGCGGCTTCGATCCGGCCCCGGACCTGGGGCCACTGGCTGATCAGATCGATCATGGAGCCGTCAAACCCGGCGTCGATCACCTGGCCGTTGGCGACAACGCCGACCCGGGGCCCCTGGTCGGCCAGATAGGTGCAGATCTGCATGGTCAGTTTCCTTGGGACATCATGGGATGGTTGGGGCCCCACTGGACGCTGAGCAGGTCCTGGAGCGTCGCCTTGTTCGACCCGTCGCCCGCCGTGAACAGGTCGCCATCAGTCCAGTGCTCCAGCTCATTGCCGAAGGGGTCTTTCCAGTAGTCGAAGATCTGGCTGCCCAGAATGTGGCGGCCAATCCCCCAGGCCGGGGTGCGGCCGTCCCGGGCCAGGTGATCATGGCCCAGTCGCAGGTCGTCGCTATTGGCCACCTCAAAGGCCGCATGGTTCAGGGCCGGGGCCCGGGGCGATTGCAGGAGGAAGAGGGTATGGTGGTCCGTCGGCGTATCCCCCCGGTCGCAGCGCAGGAAGGCGCCAATGGCCATGCCCGGCGCGGCCTCGATCTCATCAGAAGTCACCAGGCCGAAGCGGTCCTTGTACCAGGCTTCCGAGCGGCGGAAGTCCGAGATTTCCAGCACGGCATGGCCCAGCCGGATGACGGTGGACGGCCCGGGGGTCAGGCGCAGGGCCTTTCCCTGGCGGGGCCGGACAGAGGCCGTATTGCGGGGCGCGTCCCGGGGAATGGGTGAGGTTTGTTGGGGGGTCTGGCCGGCGACCACTTCCACCCCATGGCCATCAGGGTCGGTGAGGCGGACAACCTTTCCACCCCCGGGCCAGGCCTGGCCGCCGCTGGCCAGATCCTCGACCGCCACCCCTTCGGCCGCAGCCAGTTTTTCCAGGTCCGCCAGGCTCTCGGCCCGGAAGCCCACAGCCACAAACCGGGCCTCGCCCGTCTCGGTCACATGCAGGACCGGCGAGGATCCGGCCCCGGCTGCAAACAACAGGTCGGGCGAGCGGCGGTCCGGCTTCAGGCCGAAGGCGATGATGAACCGCTCCATTTCATCCAGGTCCGGCGCCGCGAACCTGACATGGGCGATGTCCTCGATCCTGATCAGACTCAAAGCGACCTCCCCGGAATATTATATGACTATTTAGTCAAATAGAGCCCAGGGCGGGGTTCGGGTCAAGCCGGAAGGCGGACGCCGTCGTCGGGCAGGATCTGGGCCGCTGTGGCTTCCAGCAGGGCGCCGGCCTCTGCAGGGGTAACCCCCAGACCCCGGAAGGCGAAGGTGAGGACCGAGGTGAACAGGAGCCGGGCCTGGTCGG
This window encodes:
- a CDS encoding monooxygenase, giving the protein MVDACDVLIIGAGPTGAVLAALLGQAGVKTVLVDRAPNVYPLPRAAHIDHEIVRILQQLGVAEEVMAVSRPAEQYDFLTADRQVLLRFLTRGSPSGWPAANMIHQPSVEAAIRRRIEDLTPLEMRLEWNLLDLEDAADGVTARFETPEGEKKIRARYLVGADGASSRVRTLIGAKVEDLKFDEPWLVIDTVVHDPARLPDINLQICDPARPTTCVMMGSGRHRWEFMIRPGESLDTMLDDEVIAGLLAPWNVEGAVTLERKAVYRFHALIAETWRAGGVFLAGDAAHQTPPFAGQGMCAGIRDAANLAWKLAAVLKGQAGEALLDTYETERRPHVRSVIDLALMMGRTVCILDPAAAAQRDAAMLAQRAAAPPDAPGQGNPMTPLGGPAVLAGSPGAGELFIQPWSADQKWDDVAGDGAWLITRETVDPAPGISVFRLGDPGLAAFAGDFSTWLGKRGADSVLVRPDRHVFGTGPAAQLVKAWTSALS
- a CDS encoding 5-carboxymethyl-2-hydroxymuconate isomerase — protein: MQICTYLADQGPRVGVVANGQVIDAGFDGSMIDLISQWPQVRGRIEAAVAAGSGKPLGQVQLLAPVPRPGKVFAIGLNYADHIEESRMETPEHQVWFTKAVTSVTGPYAPVQIPKVSAFVDYEAELVAVIGKGGKHIPAEKAAEHIFGYAVGNDVTERFWQHRTAQWSLGKSFDTHAPFGPWITTTDAVADVHALGIRCLVNGQERQNSNTRHLVFDIFQQIEHLSQAMTLEPGDVIFTGTPGGIGAAMIPRQFLKAGDVVRCEIDGLGHIENTLAPEA
- a CDS encoding glyoxalase, yielding MSLIRIEDIAHVRFAAPDLDEMERFIIAFGLKPDRRSPDLLFAAGAGSSPVLHVTETGEARFVAVGFRAESLADLEKLAAAEGVAVEDLASGGQAWPGGGKVVRLTDPDGHGVEVVAGQTPQQTSPIPRDAPRNTASVRPRQGKALRLTPGPSTVIRLGHAVLEISDFRRSEAWYKDRFGLVTSDEIEAAPGMAIGAFLRCDRGDTPTDHHTLFLLQSPRAPALNHAAFEVANSDDLRLGHDHLARDGRTPAWGIGRHILGSQIFDYWKDPFGNELEHWTDGDLFTAGDGSNKATLQDLLSVQWGPNHPMMSQGN